Proteins from a single region of Pyrus communis chromosome 6, drPyrComm1.1, whole genome shotgun sequence:
- the LOC137736418 gene encoding uncharacterized protein, with protein MEASGKKKTETDRFTDTVFSWSLEDILDENLYKNRVEEIPKSFQSVQHYFGSYLFPLLEETRAQVHSSMETIYRAPFAEVVAFEEAKPYGKNLYDVKVNYWRNRFCDRGKEPYKTLPGDLFILADAKPETVSDLQRVGRSWAFVSVTKVSENENEDNSTSLYFKVKASKEFEDESSAWKSLFLVFLVNLIPNGRIWKSLNMSRNLKIIKEVLCTDFVAQENYHLRSETNDDIWDKWLADSSSAGLNESQTGAVVACLEMLHGDSKSGVQLIWGPPGTGKTRTTATLLFTLLRMNCRTLICAPTNVAITEVASRVVKMVTEAESNAMFCPLGQILLFGNKERLKVGSDIEDIYMDNRVKRLGECLGPLTGWSSCFASMIGFLEDCVSHYHIFVENELAKEKGQTSGSELTEKEYRSDSEVSRGMCKSFPEFFRERFVSTALPLRYCISTFCTHIGKNYILERNFQNMTSLLGLLDSFESLLFQGNVVSEGLEEIFSHSEVEDVPEPFMDNPFLLYTKRRECLSVLHVLQDSLRGLSLPNVRNQESLMEFCFQRASLIFCTASSSYKLHRMAMDPLTLVVIDEAAQLKECESTIPLQLRGVKHAVLVGDECQLPATVQSNVSDEAGFARSLFERLSLMGHSKHLLNMQYRMHPSISFFSNSNFYYKLLRDAPNVQNTSYEKHYLPGSMFGPYSFINVIGGREEKDEDGRSRKNMVEVAIVLKILRNLYKKWVGSKEKLSIGVVSPYAAQVVEVQEKLGKKYDKLDGFTVKVKTVDGFQGGEEDIIIMSTVRSSKDQSLEFISKPQRINVSLTRARHCLWILGNERTLSNSKSVWEALVLDAKIRQCFFNADEDKDLAKSILEVKKEFEQFDDLLNPDSLLFSSKIWKVLFSDIFLKSFKKLKSIRLKKSVLNLLLKLSGGWRPRKRNVETISGNSSAILRQYKVEGLYVVCSIDIVKEMKYIQVLKIWDILPLEDIPKLKNRLESIFNRYTDDFINRCNETCLDGDLEVPNSWPPTLDIPRFKDLNNTEAESDLVGDTSDGRSYVENSQVNESLLLLKFYSLSSGVVNHLLSDREGRELDLPFEVTDQEMEIILYQRSTFILGRSGTGKTTVLTMKLFQKEQCFQLAEQGCLGSQNSNVGQSSSATQERTLHQLFVTVSPKLCFAIKQHVLHLKSFACGGSDSAEKSSIDMADFDEEESQFKDIKDSFQDISPKSYPLVITFHKFLMMLDGTLSNSYFDRFLEARTLTQGQLRSSRSVALQTFIRTKEVNYDRFSLSYWPHFNMQLTKKLDASRVFTEIISHIKGSIGAIEAGDGKLSREDYVHLSEGRGSILSKQTREEIYDIFEAYEKMKMEKGEFDLADFVIDLHHRLRHGKFVGDQMDFVYIDEVQDLTMSQIALFKHVSNNVEEGFVFSGDTAQTIARGIDFRFQDIRHLFYKKFVLEARGNEPHERKEKGQISEVKQLTQNFRTHAGVLKLSQSIVELLYRFFPQSIDILAPETSLIYGEAPVVLESGEDENAIVKIFGNSGNDSANIVGFGAEQVILVRDDDARKEVSKFVGKHALVLTIVECKGLEFQDVLLYNFFGSSPMKTKWRVIYDYMKDQYLLDSTLPQRFPRFSEAKHNILCSELKQLYVAVTRTRQRLWVCENAEEISKPMFDYWKKKCLVQVRQLDDSLAQAMQVASSPEEWKSRGIKLYHEHNYEMATMCFERAGDTYWERRSKAAGLKAIADRMRTSNPVEANTILKEAAEIFDAIGKADSAARCFSDLGEYERAARIYLDKCDDLERAGECFSLAGCYQDAADVYAKGNFFSECLTVCAKGKLFEMGLKYIEYWKEHPVEDTAVATRGEGIDKIEQEFLESCALHYYELKDNRSMMKFVRAFNSIISMRNFLKKYATLDELLLLEEGFGNYLEAVEVAKLKGDILLEADFLEKAGKFREASLRILFYVLANSLWSYGSKGWPIKQFSQKKELLSKAKSCANNESESFYEFVCTEVDILLNEQSSLALMKNQMNACERHRSIGGEILSARKILDAHLSSSANKYVWVKELVDDPVKRSEDRISENQVSTHSLMYIWNFWKDKIAYMIECLGCLDTQDFNESQKNGEFCFNYFGVWRLYRNFNPVYVLLISDADWARGLDKRHHGKLVSVDAHQLASAAMNYWSSELLSVGMKVLDKLEVLCKFPMKNHDPSFSQSWCLIHIREVAVCLLQSKYLKLRDQDTKTLQRFVTSSTESVVARIFPLDSRNSVTENMISFRRNDASKNVLKQVIVEYTSSKNTLSLGESGRLVMVILGLGKLNSELYEKLVKNLEGNSPWMAFIRILCRDIKPGNASQVPREMSVIWRLHEALVETYRTDWRRVNDYMSPGCFMYLVERLVTLATCFQGFVITTRSCFVEWLLYQDEDTNLSLMTANVRPSLDEIVGFVIDVVCGCVFNKDDMIEWIKKSSRNWKNDYSPLLLRLVVLLCMVCVNFGKGLNILDKLLGRSDITQLLPWEFYDVLKSRRSRNSPSIMLNVLVAAALQKIGNTMVIASFGVNCSRFSCSDAIFVDMKASQSQSRDDIYRKLFPNIPVLQASHAKSVEAGATQSSSRAISEEGKSCKILPSNSGVVEPLETSVGDSQNAGEEHAVSNESNPKSSPADTASGSQHGSGKETGNQGKNNGQNKEVGAASGSQRGSNETGNQGKKKGKNKKPKKRGGRK; from the exons ATGGAGGCTTCAGGCAAGAAGAAGACTGAAACGGACCGTTTCACTGATACTGTGTTTTCTTGGTCACTTGAAGACATTCTCGATGAGAATCTGTACAAGAACCGG GTGGAAGAGATTCCGAAATCATTTCAATCGGTTCAGCATTATTTTGGGTCTTATTTATTCCCTTTGTTGGAGGAAACTAGAGCTCAAGTGCATTCTAGTATGGAAACTATTTACAGAGCACCATTTGCCGAAGTagttgctttcgaagaagcaaaACCGTATGGGAAAAATCTATATGATGTCAAGGTTAATTACTGGAGAAACAGGTTCTGTGATCGTGGAAAGGAGCCATACAAAACATTGCCCGGGGACCTTTTTATCTTAGCGGATGCTAAACCTGAAACTGTTTCTGATTTACAAAGGGTTGGGAGATCATGGGCTTTTGTATCAGTCACTAAAGTCTCAGAAAACGAGAACGAGGATAATAGTACTTCACTTTATTTTAAAGTCAAGGCATCAAAGGAGTTTGAAGACGAAAGTAGCGCTTGGAAATCACTTTTTTTGGTATTCCTTGTGAATTTAATCCCTAATGGCAGAATATGGAAATCATTGAACATGTCCAGAAATCTGAAGATTATCAAGGAAGTTCTGTGCACTGATTTTGTG GCTCAGGAAAACTATCACCTTCGTTCTGAAACGAATGATGACATCTGGGATAAGTGGTTAGCTGATAGTTCATCTGCTGGATTGAACGAGTCACAAACAGGGGCAGTTGTGGCCTGTCTTGAAATGCTGCATGGTGATTCCAAGTCTGGTGTGCAACTTATATGGGGTCCTCCTGGGACGGGAAAAACTAGAACCACCGCTACTCTGCTTTTTACTCTGTTACGGATGAACTGTAGGACGCTCATTTGTGCCCCAACAAATGTCGCAATAACTGAAGTGGCTTCTCGTGTTGTAAAGATGGTGACTGAAGCAGAGTCTAATGCCATGTTTTGTCCTCTGGGACAAATTCTTCTATTTGGGAATAAGGAGCGACTAAAAGTTGGTTCAGACATTGAAGATATATATATGGATAACCGTGTGAAAAGGCTTGGCGAGTGCTTGGGGCCGCTGACTGGTTGGAGTAGTTGCTTTGCTTCCATGATAGGTTTTCTCGAAGATTGTGTTTCTCATTACCATATTTTCGTGGAAAATGAGTTGGCCAAAGAGAAAGGACAAACTAGTGGCAGTGAACTGACGGAGAAAGAATACAGAAGTGATAGTGAAGTTAGCAGGGGGATGTGCAAATCGTTTCCTGAATTTTTCAGAGAGAGATTTGTTTCTACTGCATTACCCCTAAGATATTGCATATCTACCTTCTGTACTCATATAGGCAAAAATTACATATTGGAACGTAATTTCCAAAATATGACTTCACTCTTGGGCCTGCTTGATTCCTTTGAATCATTATTGTTTCAAGGGAATGTTGTTTCTGAGGGACTGGAAGAGATTTTCTCTCATTCAGAAGTTGAAGATGTGCCTGAGCCATTTATGGATAACCCGTTTCTTTTGTACACGAAGAGAAGAGAATGCCTTTCAGTATTACATGTTCTACAGGATTCTCTTAGAGGGCTTAGTCTTCCAAATGTTCGGAACCAAGAATCTCTGATGGAGTTCTGTTTTCAAAGAGCTTCCTTAATATTTTGCACTGCATCCAGTTCATATAAGCTGCATAGAATGGCAATGGATCCACTGACCCTTGTTGTTATTGATGAAGCTGCACAATTGAAAGAGTGCGAATCAACTATACCGCTGCAACTTCGAGGTGTGAAGCACGCTGTTcttgttggtgatgaatgtcaGTTACCAGCTACAGTGCAAAGCAAT GTGTCTGATGAAGCTGGTTTTGCAAGAAGCTTGTTTGAGAGGTTGAGCTTAATGGGTCACTCAAAACACCTTCTAAATATGCAATACAGAATGCATCCATCAATAAGTTTCttctcaaattcaaatttctatTATAAGTTGCTCCGGGACGCTCCAAATGTTCAAAATACAAGCTATGAGAAACACTATCTTCCAGGATCAATGTTCGGTCCATATTCTTTTATTAATGTTATTGGTGGAAGAGAGGAGAAAGATGAGGATGGACGTAGTCGAAAGAATATGGTTGAGGTTGCCATTGTATTGAAAATACTACGGAATCTGTACAAAA AATGGGTTGGCTCAAAAGAGAAGCTCAGTATTGGTGTGGTATCTCCTTATGCTGCACAGGTAGTTGAAGTTCAGGAAAAACTTGGAAAGAAGTATGATAAGCTTGATGGCTTTACAGTGAAGGTGAAGACAGTTGACGGGTTTCAGGGTGGGGAAGAAGACATAATTATTATGTCCACTGTACGATCCAGTAAAGACCAATCTCTTGAATTCATATCAAAACCTCAAAGAATTAATGTCTCTCTTACAAGAGCTAG GCACTGTCTCTGGATTTTGGGGAATGAAAGAACGCTATCTAATAGTAAATCTGTTTGGGAGGCCTTGGTCTTGGATGCCAAAATTCGTCAATGCTTTTTTAATGCTGATGAAGACAAGGATTTGGCAAAATCCATATTAGAGGTGAAGAAAGAGTTtgagcaatttgatgatttgcTTAATCCTGACAGCTTACTCTTCAGCAGTAAAATATGGAAG GTACTTTTCAGTGATATTTTCCTGAAGTCGTTCAAAAAACTGAAGTCGATCCGTTTGAAGAAGTCAGTGCTTAATCTTCTACTTAAGCTTTCTGGTGGCTGGAGACCAAGAAAGCGAAATGTAGAGACTATTAGTGGAAACTCATCAGCAATCTTGAGGCAGTATAAAGTTGAAGGTCTATATGTTGTCTGCTCAATTGACATTGTGAAGGAGATGAAATACATTCAAGTTTTAAAGATTTGGGATATATTGCCTCTAGAGGATATCCCCAAATTGAAAAATCGCTTGGAGAGTATTTTCAATAGATATACAGATGATTTCATCAATCGTTGCAATGAGACGTGTCTTGACGG TGATTTAGAAGTTCCGAATAGCTGGCCACCCACTTTGGATATTCCCCGGTTTAAGGACCTTAACAACACTGAAGCTGAGAGTGACTTAGTTGGTGACACTTCTGACGGTAGAAGTTATGTTGAGAATTCACAGGTCAACGAGAGTTTATTGCTCTTGAAGTTTTACTCATTGTCATCTGGTGTTGTGAATCACTTGCTGTCTGACCGCGAGGGTAGAGAGTTGGATCTTCCATTTGAAGTTACTGACCAGGAAATGGAGATTATCCTTTATCAGAGAAGTACCTTTATACTTGGACGGTCAGGAACAGGGAAAACCACTGTTTTAACCatgaaattatttcaaaaagaaCAATGTTTTCAGTTGGCAGAGCAAGGATGCCTCGGTAGTCAAAATAGCAATGTTGGGCAGAGTTCTTCAGCTACTCAGGAAAGAACTCTACACCAGCTTTTTGTGACCGTGAGTCCTAAGCTATGTTTTGCCATCAAGCAACATGTTCTACACTTGAAAAG TTTTGCATGTGGTGGAAGTGATTCAGCTGAGAAAAGTTCGATTGATATGGCTGATTTTGATGAAGAGGAGTCTCAATTCAAGGATATCAAGGATTCATTTCAGGATATTTCTCCCAAATCTTACCCTCTTGTTATAACATTTCATAAGTTCTTAATGATGCTTGATGGAACGCTGAGTAATTCGTACTTTGATAGATTCCTGGAGGCTAGGACACTTACTCAAGGTCAATTGAGAAGCTCAAGATCCGTTGCATTGCAGACGTTTATAAGGACAAAGGAGGTTAATTATGATAGATTCAGTTTGTCTTACTGGCCCCATTTCAATATGCAGTTAACGAAGAAGCTTGATGCTTCCAGAGTCTTCACAGAGATAATATCTCATATTAAAGGTAGTATTGGAGCCATAGAAGCAGGTGATGGTAAACTCAGCCGGGAGGATTATGTTCACCTGTCCGAGGGCCGGGGTTCCATTTTAAGCAAGCAAACGAGAGAAGAAATATACGATATTTTTGAGGCTTATGAAAAAATGAAGATGGAAAAAGGTGAATTTGATCTGGCTGATTTTGTAATTGATCTTCACCATCGTCTCAGGCATGGAAAATTTGTGGGTGACCAAATGGATTTTGTTTATATCGATGAGGTTCAAGATCTCACAATGAGTCAAATTGCTCTGTTTAAGCATGTGAGCAACAAtgttgaagaaggctttgtctTTTCTGGTGATACAGCACAAACAATTGCTAGGGGTATTGATTTCAGGTTCCAAGATATACGGCATCTCTTTTACAAGAAGTTTGTGTTGGAAGCTAGAGGGAATGAGCCTcacgaaagaaaagaaaagggacaAATATCAGAAGTTAAACAATTGACTCAAAACTTCCGTACCCATGCTGGTGTATTGAAGTTATCACAGAGCATTGTTGAACTACTTTATCGTTTTTTCCCCCAATCGATTGATATTTTGGCACCTGAAACCAGTCTGATATATGGGGAAGCTCCGGTGGTGCTTGAATCCGGAGAAGATGAAAATGCAATCGTAAAAATTTTTGGGAATAGTGGAAATGATAGTGCAAATATAGTTGGCTTCGGCGCAGAGCAAGTTATTTTGGTCCGTGATGATGATGCTAGGAAAGAAGTTTCCAAATTTGTTGGGAAGCATGCTCTTGTTCTGACCATAGTGGAATGCAAGGGGCTTGAATTCCag GATGTACTCTTGTACAACTTTTTTGGCTCATCACCAATGAAAACGAAATGGAGGGTGATATATGATTATATGAAGGACCAATATTTACTTGACTCCACATTGCCCCAACGCTTTCCAAGGTTCAGTGAAGCCAAACACAACATCTTATGCTCTGAACTCAAACAATTATATGTTGCTGTTACTCGGACAAGACAGAGGTTGTGGGTTTGCGAGAATGCAGAAGAGATTTCCAAACCAATGTTTGACTATTGGAAGAAGAAATGTCTTGTACAAGTTAGGCAACTGGATGATTCCCTTGCACAAGCAATGCAAGTTGCAAGCAGCCCCGAGGAGTGGAAATCACGAGGCATTAAG CTATACCACGAACATAACTATGAAATGGCCACAATGTGCTTTGAAAGAGCTGGTGATACTTATTGGGAAAGAAGGTCCAAAGCTGCTGGCCTTAAAGCTATTGCTGATCGTATGCGGACTTCAAATCCTGTAGAGGCCAATACCATTCTTAAGGAAGCTGCCGAGATATTTGATGCTATAGGCAAGGCAGATTCCGCAGCTAGATGTTTTTCTGATTTGGGAGAGTATGAAAGAGCAG CTAGGATTTATTTGGATAAATGTGATGACTTGGAAAGAGCAGGAGAATGTTTTTCTCTGGCAGGATGCTATCAAGATGCCGCAGATGTGTACGCTAAAGGCAATTTTTTCTCCGAGTGTCTCACTGTTTGTGCCAAAGGAAAGCTATTTGAAATGGGTTTGAAATACATCGAATATTGGAAGGAGCATCCAGTAGAGGACACTGCTGTGGCCACAAGAGGAGAAGGAATAGATAAAATTGAGCAGGAATTTCTGGAGAGCTGCGCACTTCACTATTACGAGTTGAAAGATAACAGATCCATGATGAAGTTTGTTAGAGCTTTTAATTCTATAATTTCAATGCGAAACTTTTTGAAGAAGTACGCTACTCTTGATGAGCTGCTTCTGTTGGAAGAAGGATTTGGAAACTATCTTGAGGCCGTAGAAGTAGCAAAACTGAAAGGTGATATTCTACTCGAAGCTGATTTCCTTGAGAAGGCTGGCAAGTTCAGAGAGGCATCATTGCGTATTCTATTCTATGTGCTTGCCAACTCTCTTTGGTCATATGGCAGCAAGGGGTGGCCTATTAAGCAGTTTTCACAAAAGAAGGAGCTTTTATCAAAAGCCAAGTCGTGTGCTAACAATGAGTCTGAAAGCTTTTATGAGTTTGTTTGCACTGAGGTAGACATTTTATTGAATGAGCAGAGTAGCTTGGCTCTgatgaaaaaccaaatgaatGCCTGCGAGAGACATAGGAGTATTGGAGGTGAAATTTTGTCGGCTCGAAAAATACTGGATGCTCATCTTTCTTCAAGTGCCAATAAGTACGTGTGGGTAAAAGAATTGGTTGATGATCCGGTAAAGCGTTCAGAAGACAGGATATCTGAGAACCAGGTTTCTACACATTCGTTGATGTACATCTGGAACTTTTGGAAGGATAAAATTGCTTACATGATTGAATGTCTTGGATGCCTTGATACCCAAGATTTTAATGAATCCCAAAAGAATGgagaattttgttttaattacttTGGAGTATGGAGGTTGTATCGGAATTTTAATCCAGTCTATGTGCTACTGATttctgatgctgattgggctcgAGGCCTGGACAAAAGACATCATGGGAAGTTGGTCTCCGTTGATGCTCACCAGCTTGCTTCCGCCGCTATGAATTATTGGAGTTCAGAATTGCTCTCAGTTGGCATGAAGGTTCTGGACAAACTTGAAGTGCTTTGCAAGTTTCCAATGAAGAATCATGATCCATCGTTCTCCCAAAGCTGGTGTCTTATCCATATCCGTGAGGTCGCAGTATGTCTTTTGCAATCAAAATATTTGAAGCTAAGGGATCAAGATACTAAGACGCTGCAGAGGTTTGTTACTTCTTCGACAGAGAGTGTTGTTGCTCGAATATTTCCCTTGGATTCAAGGAATTCCGTGACAGAGAATATGATTTCCTTTAGAAGAAATGATGCTTCAAAGAATGTGCTGAAACAAGTAATAGTCGAGTATACCAGCTCCAAGAACACGCTGTCTCTTGGGGAAAGTGGAAGGCTTGTAATGGTCATTCTGGGGTTGGGGAAGCTGAATAGTGAACTGTATGAGAAGCTTGTGAAAAATCTGGAGGGCAACTCACCGTGGATGGCGTTTATCAGGATTCTCTGTAGGGATATTAAACCTGGAAATGCTAGTCAAGTACCGAGAGAGATGTCAGTTATATGGAGGTTACATGAAGCTTTAGTTGAAACTTATAGGACAGACTGGAGGAGGGTTAATGATTACATGTCGCCTGGTTGCTTTATGTACCTTGTAGAGCGCCTTGTGACTTTGGCAACTTGCTTCCAAGGTTTTGTTATCACTACACGCTCCTGTTTTGTGGAATGGCTTCTATACCAAGATGAAGACACCAACTTGAGTCTGATGACGGCCAATGTGCGACCATCTTTGGATGAGATTGTTGGTTTTGTGATTGATGTGGTTTGTGGCTGTGTTTTCAACAAGGACGATATGATTGAATGGATCAAAAAGTCCAGCAGAAATTGGAAGAACGATTATTCACCACTCTTGCTGAGATTG